TTAAGTCGGGATGATATTTGCGGGCCAGCTTGCGGTAAGCATTTTTAACGTCTTTGTCCGAAGCTGCCTTGTCTACCCCTAATATTTTATAATAATCAATAAAAGCCATGATTGGTTGATGTGTAACTTATTCTAATAACTGTATAAAGATAAGATGGTTTTCAAATAATCCGGCATTATAAACGGTCAACATTTGGTTATATATTCTAATTATATCACGCGGTTGTTTTTACCAGATTTGTAATGCCGCCAAACATCAGGATCGTTTTACCTGGGAGTGAATAGCGATGAAAGAAAAAATATAAAGTTTAAAATAGTAGTGTAAATTTGATACATGCAAAACCAATTTTTTCACCTCTTTAGCGATATCAAAACCAAAGAGATTGCGCCGGGATATTTTTCAAAACTGATCCACACCAAATCCAACACCATCAATTTTATTGAAGTAAAGGCTGGCATATCTTTACCGATGCATAAACACGTACACGAACAATCTTCGTTTGTGCTGGAAGGCAAATTTGAGCTTACTGTTGATGGTATTCCGCAGGTGTTAGATCCCGGGATGTTTGCAATCATCCCATCAAATATTGTGCATGGTGGTACCGCTGTTACTGATTGCAAACTAATTGATATTTTTAGCCCTGCCCGCGAGGATTATAAATTATTGTAAGCGGTTAATTTTGTTAGGGATTTATTGCTGTAAATACTAAGTTTGCCCTCCCAAAAAACAACATACTATGCCAATAACCAAAGCAACGCTTACCGACGTGGCCGAACTAAATATATTAATTAATAGTGCCTACCGGGGCGAAGAATCAAAAAAAGGCTGGACTACAGAAACAGACCTGGTTGGCGGTATCAGGATTGATGAACCGATGTTGATTGATTACCTGAATAACGATGCCATCACTATTTTAAAATATACCAACACAGATGGCAAGATCATAGGTACGGTATATCTTGAAGTTAAAGGGGATAAGTTATACCTGGGTATGTTTAGCGTATCGCCGGCGCTGCAAAATGGGGGAGTGGGTCGCGCTTTAATTGAGGAGGCCGAAGTTATTGCAAAGCGACTTAACCTCCATACCATCAGCATGACGGTAATACGTAGCCGCAAAGAGTTGATTAGCTGGTATGAGCGGCGCGGTTACGCATTCACGGGCGAAATTCAGCCATTTCATGATCACGGCCGTTTTGGAGCACCAAAAGAATTGATAGAACTTATTGTAATGGAAAAAACGGTTTAAGCGCCGTTATTCATTAGTTGCTGAAAACTATCAATAAACTGGCCCACGTGTAAGCCATCTACCAGGGCGTGATGTACATGGATAGATACAGGCATTGATCTTTTGCCATCCTCTTGTATTGTCATTTTGCCAAAGGAGATCTTGGGGCAGCTATCTTCAATACCAAACATCCGGGCATGCGATATACTGGTAAAGTCGATCCACGGTAATGACGAAAACCGGATGATATTGGTTGCCGAAGAGCGTACCAGCTCATTGGATTATTGCACCTGCTCAACCTCCTGATTGGCGGTAACTATAAATTCATCAAATGAAGGCGCGTATGGAAACGATCCGAAGCCGAATGTGCCATTTGCACGCCCAACGGTTGATCCTCCGTCTACCTGATCGTGGATGTATACTTCATCACCTTCGATGCGATAAGTAAATTCGGCTATTTTTTGCGAAGCAGCTAACGCAAGGTACATGGTGTATAAAAAGAATGATGCCTTTTTTTCTTTGGCAAATACGTACGCGGCTGTACAATCCATAATTACGGTTACACCGTAATAAGGCTCGTCAAATTGCTTAAAGAAAAGAAAATGTTCTTTGCGTACCCAGGTATCAAGATCTAATTTTTTCTTCATCCTTTTACCGATGATAAAATATCTGTAAGCTTATCGGCCTGCATAAATTTTTCATGACTTAAGCTTGTCTCCACATGTTCATGTGCCCAGGTGGTATGATAGGGTACATGTATAGCATATCCGCCAATATTCAACACCGGCATTACATCCGATTTAAGCGAATTGCCCACCATCATAAACTCTTCAGGGTTGATATCAAGGTGTTTTATCAGTTTAATATAATCATCTTCCTTTTTATCGCTCATAATCTCGATATGGTGAAAATAATGCGACAGGCCCGATTTTTTTAGTTTACGTTCCTGGTCAAGCAGATCGCCTTTTGTGGCTACAACCAGGCGATAATCGGTTTTTAGCGTTGATAAAACGTGCTCCACGCCATCCAGCAGTTCAATAGGCTCATTAAGCATCTCCCGCCCATATTGTAAAATAATGTTGATGGTATCAATACCAATCTTATTGTCTGATATTTTTAATGCGGCTTCAATCATGCTCAGGATATAGCCTTTTATGCCGTATCCGTAAAGGGGCAGGTTATCAACCTCTACCTTAAAAAGCTCCTTTGAAATATCATGTTCGGGCAAAAAATCTTCCAGCAGGCTGCAAAACTTTCTCTCTGTATTCTGAAAATAAGGTTCGTTAACCCAAAGGGTATCGTCGGCATCAAAAGCGATAACTTTTAATTTCATGGTAATTGGTAAACTGATTGCAATAATAACGATACCGCTTGAATTATTTGGCAAAATTGCATTAATGGCAGTGCAAACGCATCTAAGTTGGGTTAACATAACTTAACACATTTCAGGAATATATTTATAAATATCTAATAATCAGTACTTTGCAATTCAGATAAGGTTAACATTAAACTGATGTTTTGCCAAATTTAAACGCATAAATTTTTGAGCCTATTAGTGGCCAAAATAGGTACCAAACAGATTTAAATCTTTTAGTAAGAAGCACGTAATAAACACAAAGTAAGCAATATCTTTTTTAATAATCCGGTAACCTTTTTTTCAAAAACTGGTCTCCATGATGCAACCTTTGTTTTTAAAACAACGTCCTATAACCAACATGATCAAAACTATTCAATTAATGGAAGAGATACTGCCCCCTTTAAAAGAATTTATTGTTGATTATTGCAGCCGCTACAAAATTCGCAGTGTAGATCCCGGCAGCCTTTGCCTTGAAACCAGCCTTGATCTTGACCTCGATATTTTTGATATCGAAATAGACCTCTTTCTGGCCGATTTTACCGATCAGTTTAAAATAGACCAATCTAAATTTACCTGGTACAAATACGGGTACCCCAAAGGTTCAACCCGGGTAAGGATGATAAAAATGGTGTTTGGGTATAACAGCACCTGGGTAAAGCAACTTGCACACTACTGTTACAAACCCAAGTTTAAAGTGCGCAATTTGCAGGACGCCGTTATAACCGGCATGTTGGTGTAATCGCAAAGCCCGCCGATCTGACTGAAAATCTGCATTGCAGCCGCAAATAGGGTATCACCTAAAATATTTTTGCTTTGTGTTAAAGATCAGTAGCCCTTGTATGGGTACGCTTTACATAATTACGGATATCGAGCACAATACCGGCGAAGAAGTAGAATATAAGGGGGAAACCTACCGCTAAAAACGATGAATAAATAAAAAACAAACGGATTTTGGCTATCGAAATGTTGAATTTTTCGCCCAGGTATGTACATACACCGAAGGAGTAGCGTTCAAAAAAAGTTAATATTCTTTGTAGCATGTCAGCTGAGCTTTAATATTTTATTACCAACGCCACATTGCAGGCATTTCTTGTAATTACAATAGTTATTTTTTAGTTCGAGCAGTGCCTGCGATTCAAATGCGTTTGTAATTTTCACCCCTAAGTTAACAAAATCTGCGGTAATATTGTTCTTCTCGGCCGGTAAATTTTCTAAAAGTTTTAGTGCGCGGCTAATATAATATTGCTGCTGGTGGTGTTTGCCATAGCTAAACAAGAACAATGCGAGTGTATTGATAAGCAATATATCAACCGAAGCCGCTCCCATAACTTTAGGCAATGGTTTTGAAACTACATCAAAACGGTAATGATTGTCCCAATACTCGTTTGTTTTAATGGATGCAAACAGGTTGCGTAAGGCATCGATATCCTTTATCTCCAATATCTTCGAAAACAGGTGATTGGCACTAACAATCAGCGCGGCAAATTGGGCAAGCCTGATGGTTGGGAAATTGGGAGGCCTTAAGCGCATAAATTTCCACAAATGGTTTTCTATTGGTTTAAGGCCGTATTTCTTTCGCAGGTAATCATATTCCTTTTTTAACTTAACGGGATAGTCATCGCTTATTTCGCCCTCTAAAAAACCTGCCTGGCCAAATATGAGCGCTTCAATTTGCATCGGGTTATTTTTGTTTTTAGCCAGTGTAAGTTGCGGTAACGATTTTGCCAGCAGTTCAAAGGGCAGGGCATTTGTTTTAAACCCAAAATTGGCGGCTAAAAACTGGTAAAACGTTTCTTCCCAATCGCCGCGGTTAATGGCAAGGGCGGCTATTACGGCAGTCGATTTTTTTTCCAGCCGTTCCACCAAAACACGGGTAAGCCAGTTGTGCATAATTAGGCCGTCAACTGCACCAATACTTGCTTCACATGGTATGATAGTTTGGTTGCCGAATATCATCTGATGATAACGGCCATATAATTCAGCCGGAACCCTGTTATTTAACTGGAGCGTCGGTACTGTTCGGCCATTGTTTAGTTTTAATGGTAAATCGTTGTTATAAACAACATGCAAAATCACATTATTATAAGCTTCATCGGTGGTGTGTCCGTGCTTTTGCCAATCGGAAGCCGAAAGATGTACTTCCACATTTCCAGCCCAAAGCGTTTCTCCAATTTTAATCCGGGCGTTATGAAAATCGGGGCCGGAATCGCTGTTGTGAATACCCGTGGAAAATATTTCCAGTGCCTCGCCATCTTCCGTTCGCAAATCTGAACGGTCAAACAGACGGAATTTCCATACGTAATGCAAAAAATCTTCAGTGAAAAGCATGCTTTAAATATAGTGAGTAGTTGATTTAGTTAGATTAGGCTGATTAAATTTTTTGTACGATAATTTGATTATGGTACATTTATACGTTTACCTTTTTTAAGCAAAATATGACTAATACATCCCATGTTACCGTTAAAACAACAGGCGACCGTATCAAATCAATAATTGGCGGATCGTTAGGAAACCTGGTTGAATGGTACGATTGGTATGTGTACTCTGCATTTTCGCTTTATTTCTCCAGCTCGTTTTTTCCCAAAGGCGACCAGACAGCCCAACTATTAAATACCGCAGGTGTATTTGCCCTTGGTTTTCTGATGCGGCCGATAGGCGGGTGGCTGATGGGTACATATGCCGATAAACATGGCCGTAAAAAGGCGCTAACCATATCGGTGCTGCTCATGAGCCTTGGCTCGCTTATTATTACCATAACGCCTGGTTACAAAACTGTTGGTGTTGCTGCGCCGTTGCTGTTGGTGCTGGCCCGTGTTATACAGGGCCTGAGTGTTGGCGGCGAATATGGTACAAGCGCGACTTATTTAAGCGAAATGGCAGGCCGCAAACACCGGGGCTTTTATTCCAGCTTTCAATATGTAACCCTCATTATGGGCCAGCTGCTTGCCCTGGGATTATTAGTTTTATTGCAACGAATATTTTTAACTGAGCAACAGTTACATGACTGGGGTTGGCGCATCGCTTTCGGCATCGGAGCATGTCTGGCTGTGATTACGATGTACCTGCGCCGTAGTTTGCAGGAATCCGCGTCCTTTGCTAAAGAAAAAACCAGTACAATAAACGGTACTATTGCCGAACTGACCAAACACCCAAAGGCTGTACTTACAGTTATAGGCCTTACGGCAGGCGGTACATTGGCATTTTACACGTTTACAACATATATGCAAAAATTCCTGGTAGATACATCTGGGTTTAGCAAGGCAGAAGCTACCTTAATTTCAAGCCTTACTTTACT
The genomic region above belongs to Mucilaginibacter sp. KACC 22773 and contains:
- a CDS encoding PspC domain-containing protein, with protein sequence MLQRILTFFERYSFGVCTYLGEKFNISIAKIRLFFIYSSFLAVGFPLIFYFFAGIVLDIRNYVKRTHTRATDL
- a CDS encoding cupin domain-containing protein; the protein is MQNQFFHLFSDIKTKEIAPGYFSKLIHTKSNTINFIEVKAGISLPMHKHVHEQSSFVLEGKFELTVDGIPQVLDPGMFAIIPSNIVHGGTAVTDCKLIDIFSPAREDYKLL
- a CDS encoding GNAT family N-acetyltransferase encodes the protein MPITKATLTDVAELNILINSAYRGEESKKGWTTETDLVGGIRIDEPMLIDYLNNDAITILKYTNTDGKIIGTVYLEVKGDKLYLGMFSVSPALQNGGVGRALIEEAEVIAKRLNLHTISMTVIRSRKELISWYERRGYAFTGEIQPFHDHGRFGAPKELIELIVMEKTV
- a CDS encoding MFS transporter, encoding MTNTSHVTVKTTGDRIKSIIGGSLGNLVEWYDWYVYSAFSLYFSSSFFPKGDQTAQLLNTAGVFALGFLMRPIGGWLMGTYADKHGRKKALTISVLLMSLGSLIITITPGYKTVGVAAPLLLVLARVIQGLSVGGEYGTSATYLSEMAGRKHRGFYSSFQYVTLIMGQLLALGLLVLLQRIFLTEQQLHDWGWRIAFGIGACLAVITMYLRRSLQESASFAKEKTSTINGTIAELTKHPKAVLTVIGLTAGGTLAFYTFTTYMQKFLVDTSGFSKAEATLISSLTLLVFMLIQPLFGLLSDNIGRKPLLIGFGVLGTITTIPILTLLGGTKDGWIAFGLILAALIIVSGYTSINAVVKAELFPANIRALGVGFPYAIAVSIFGGSAEYIALGFKTVHHAQWFYWYVTVCIALSLALYITMRDTRKHSKMEED
- a CDS encoding DUF1493 family protein, producing MIKTIQLMEEILPPLKEFIVDYCSRYKIRSVDPGSLCLETSLDLDLDIFDIEIDLFLADFTDQFKIDQSKFTWYKYGYPKGSTRVRMIKMVFGYNSTWVKQLAHYCYKPKFKVRNLQDAVITGMLV
- a CDS encoding HAD family hydrolase, yielding MKLKVIAFDADDTLWVNEPYFQNTERKFCSLLEDFLPEHDISKELFKVEVDNLPLYGYGIKGYILSMIEAALKISDNKIGIDTINIILQYGREMLNEPIELLDGVEHVLSTLKTDYRLVVATKGDLLDQERKLKKSGLSHYFHHIEIMSDKKEDDYIKLIKHLDINPEEFMMVGNSLKSDVMPVLNIGGYAIHVPYHTTWAHEHVETSLSHEKFMQADKLTDILSSVKG
- a CDS encoding DUF2851 family protein — translated: MLFTEDFLHYVWKFRLFDRSDLRTEDGEALEIFSTGIHNSDSGPDFHNARIKIGETLWAGNVEVHLSASDWQKHGHTTDEAYNNVILHVVYNNDLPLKLNNGRTVPTLQLNNRVPAELYGRYHQMIFGNQTIIPCEASIGAVDGLIMHNWLTRVLVERLEKKSTAVIAALAINRGDWEETFYQFLAANFGFKTNALPFELLAKSLPQLTLAKNKNNPMQIEALIFGQAGFLEGEISDDYPVKLKKEYDYLRKKYGLKPIENHLWKFMRLRPPNFPTIRLAQFAALIVSANHLFSKILEIKDIDALRNLFASIKTNEYWDNHYRFDVVSKPLPKVMGAASVDILLINTLALFLFSYGKHHQQQYYISRALKLLENLPAEKNNITADFVNLGVKITNAFESQALLELKNNYCNYKKCLQCGVGNKILKLS